CGGCGGGCAGATCATTGAAGATTGTGCTGTGCGTTGCATTGAAACAGCGGGGGGCTCGGTCCATTCCGTCGTTACGGAGCATGGGGAGATTCGCTGCAAGTCCGTCGTCCTGGCGACCGGTGCCTGGACGAGACTATTCTGCGGCAACTTGGGCATCGATTTCCCGCAGTTGAAAGTCATCGGATCGGTCATGCGCACACAACGGCTCGACGGGCCTCCTGAGTGTGCGGTCGCCGGTCGGGATTTCGCTTTTCGCAAGCGCTTTGACGGTGGCTATACGATAGCCCAGAAGAACGCAAACATCGCGCAAATCGTTCCGGATAGCTTCCGTTTGTTCTTCCAGTTCCTTCCCGCCTTTCGGTCGGAAGGGAATGAAATACGACTTCGCTTCGGCAGTCAGTTCTTTAGGGAAATGAACATCCCGAAGAGGTGGCGATCGGATCAGGTCACCCCCTTCGAAACAACCCGGATTCTCAACCCAAAGCCTTCGGAAACGATCCTTAACGCGGGGCTAAGCAACCTAAGGAAAGTGTTCCCTGAGTTTGGCAATGCGAAGGTCGAAGAAAGCTGGGGATGCGCTATCGATGTCACGCCGGATGCGGTGCCCGTGATCGACACGGTCGGCAAAACTCCGGGCTTGGTAATCGCCAGCGGTTTCTCGGGCCATGGATTTGGGATCGGGCCGGCGGCAGCCCATCTAGTCGCTGATATGGTCACGGCCCAAAGGCCTATCGTACCTGCAGAGCCGTTCAAATTGGCTCGGTTGAAGCAGGCCAGAAGGCAAGAGTCGGGCTCCACTTGACGCGGGCCACATTTCAAACAACGTGACGACGCCAGCACCACCCAAGCCTGCTGCGGGCGTTACGAAGATGGATATTTCAAATGCATCCAGACAACTGAGCGCCATGGGTCGGCGCCTCTAACCCAGGGCATGGTTGGGTTCCATGCGATCATCCATTCCGATGAGGTGATGGCCCGCAGCATTCCGAGAATTAGCCGCCCAGGATTCCGGGACGCGATCGCGCGCAGTTCGGAGCTAATAACCTGATCCTTGGGGCATTTTTCAGTTGGGCAACGACTAGAGCGTGTTTCACTTAGATTGAAGCATATCCGGCATTGACGAGATAGTTGGCGCACTCTGCGGGTTGAAAGCTTTCGAGGAGCGTTCCGATACGTCGCCATGTGGCCTCGACGGTCCGTTCCGCGGCCTTTCGCATGAGATGCTTGAGCTTGGCAAAGACCTGCTCGATCGGGTTGAGGTCTGGACTGTAGGGTGGCAGGTAGAAGAGCTTGGCTCCTGCCGCGCGAATGGCGCGACGAATGGCTTGCCCCTTGTGGCTACCAAGATTGATGGGGTTGTCTAATCGCGGCTTGGGCGTCAAGGGTCTATCGCGTTGATACGGCGCTGCCGGGTGCATGGTTGTCTTCGCGGTCGACATCGGCCGCCGCATGATGGAGCTTCACGGGACGAGCCTTCAATGTGGCCCAGTCGGCCCGAAGCTGCGATTTTGGCCAAGTGAAGAACGTTGTGGGAACCCCGCGGTGGTAGTTGACGGCTGACCTGGCGAGGAATGACGGTCCGCTCCGGCAAACGGAGTGGAACTATGAGTTTTGGTCTTTCGAGTGGGGATCGGGTCGAGCGCTGGAGCCTGAACTCTTCCGACATTGCTTTTGTGAACGGCATTCCGGAGCTGGCGCGGCTGGGGTTTGCGGTTCAGCTTAGGTTCTTCGCCTCGCACGGCTTCTTTGTGCAGGATCACGCGGCGATTCCCCCTGATGGCGTTTTGTATCTGGCCGAGCAGCTCGACCTCCAAGCGGAAGCTGTAAACCACTATGATTTCTCCGGTCGGACCGCCCGCCGACATTGCGCGGAGATTCTGCGGCATCTCGGCTTTCGGCGTCTGAAGCGGGAAGATCGAGAGCAACTGACATCGTGGATCGCTGGTGAACTGTGCCCAACCGGGCAGTCGATTGGCGCCATGCTTGAGCATGTTTTCCTGTGGTGCCTGGACAGGCATATTTACGGACCTTCACGCAAGGAACTGGAGCGTCTGGTACGCTCGCAACGGCAGCACTATCTGGATAGCTGGCTGAGCGGAGTGCACGACCGGCTTTCAGCAAGCACGGTCGCTTTGCTGGAGGCTTCAATTGCCGAGCCGGATGGTCAGACCGGGTTCAATACGATGAAAGGCGACGCTGGCCAGGCGTCGCTCGACAACATCCTCAGCATGACGGCGAAGCTCGCCTTCATCCAGAAACTCAATCTGCCGCGGGACCTTCTCTCGGTGGCCGGAAAGGCTTGGGTAGAACAGGTTGTTCGTCGGGTCGGCGGCGAAAAGGCCTCGGAGATGCGCCGGCATGCACCTGCGCGGCAGATCGGACTGTATGCGGTTTATCTTTTTTCCCGCGAGGCGCAGCTGACGGATGCGATGGTCGATCTTCTGATCGAGACGGTCCACAAAATCGGCACACGCTCGAAACGCAAGGTCGTGGGTGATATCGCAAAGGATATTGAGCGGGTCTATGGAAAGGAACGGCTGCTGGTCGAGATCGCCAGCGCTTCGATCGAGGAGCCGTCCGGGCGCGTCTGCGATGTGATTTTCCCTATTGTCGGCAAGGACAAGCTGGCGGCGATCGTCAAGGAGAGCCAGGCGAAAGGGGCGCTCGATCGGCGTATATATAAGGTGATGCGGTCATCCTGGGCCAATCATTACCGGCGCATGTTGCCTGACTTGCTCTCGGTTCTGGAATTCCGGTCGAACAACACGGTGTGGCGTCCGGTGCTTGCAGCGCTCGACTGGATTCGGAGCAAGATAGATGACGGTTGCCGGTTCGTACCGGCGAAGGACATTCCGATCGATGAGGTTGTTCCCGCCAGGTGGCGCAGTTCCGTCATCGATGACGATGGCCGAGTAAACCGGATCAGCTACGAGCTTTGTGTCCTCACCCAGTTGCGCGATCGCATTCGCTCCAAGGAGATCTGGGTCGTTGGCGCGGACCGTTACCGAAACCCGGATGACGATCTGCCCAAGGACTTCGGTATCCGGCGCGATGCCTACTATTCCGGCCTCGACCTGACGCCGGACGCGAGGGAATTTACCTCAGCCGTTCGTGCGGAGCTTGAGCGGGAGCTGTTGCTTCTGAACGAAACGATTCCACAAAATGACAAGGTCCGACTGCTGTGGCGCGGCGAAAACCGTATCTCGATCACGCCATTCAAACCTTCGCCAGAACCCAAGGGGCTCGATGCGATCAAAGGCGAGATCGGCGGGCGCTGGCCGATGACCGGGCTGCTCGACGTGCTGAAGGAGACTGCACTCGACACCGGTCTGTTGGAGGCCTTCGAAACATCAGCGTCGAGAGTTTCCCTGTCGAGGGGGATGCTGGATCGACGGCTTCTGTTGTGCCTCTATGCTCTCGGCACGAATGCCGGGCTCAAG
This DNA window, taken from Mesorhizobium loti, encodes the following:
- a CDS encoding transposase Tn3 family protein, giving the protein MSFGLSSGDRVERWSLNSSDIAFVNGIPELARLGFAVQLRFFASHGFFVQDHAAIPPDGVLYLAEQLDLQAEAVNHYDFSGRTARRHCAEILRHLGFRRLKREDREQLTSWIAGELCPTGQSIGAMLEHVFLWCLDRHIYGPSRKELERLVRSQRQHYLDSWLSGVHDRLSASTVALLEASIAEPDGQTGFNTMKGDAGQASLDNILSMTAKLAFIQKLNLPRDLLSVAGKAWVEQVVRRVGGEKASEMRRHAPARQIGLYAVYLFSREAQLTDAMVDLLIETVHKIGTRSKRKVVGDIAKDIERVYGKERLLVEIASASIEEPSGRVCDVIFPIVGKDKLAAIVKESQAKGALDRRIYKVMRSSWANHYRRMLPDLLSVLEFRSNNTVWRPVLAALDWIRSKIDDGCRFVPAKDIPIDEVVPARWRSSVIDDDGRVNRISYELCVLTQLRDRIRSKEIWVVGADRYRNPDDDLPKDFGIRRDAYYSGLDLTPDAREFTSAVRAELERELLLLNETIPQNDKVRLLWRGENRISITPFKPSPEPKGLDAIKGEIGGRWPMTGLLDVLKETALDTGLLEAFETSASRVSLSRGMLDRRLLLCLYALGTNAGLKRVAGATPDVSYEELLHVHRRFIHVPALREACARVANATLAIRNAAVWGDAGTACASDSTKFGARFAKAGQPFR
- a CDS encoding ISRm2011-2 transposase; this translates as MTPKPRLDNPINLGSHKGQAIRRAIRAAGAKLFYLPPYSPDLNPIEQVFAKLKHLMRKAAERTVEATWRRIGTLLESFQPAECANYLVNAGYASI
- a CDS encoding AgaE protein — protein: MTDPSTEFSSITHQVNQTPRPIPARADVVVVGAGIIGTATALFLALRGLSVVVCEKGHVACEQSSRNWGWVRKMGRDPAELPMAIASAKLWAGMNALTGIETGFRETGIYYLCKDQKDIQKYEEWLAFAKVHDLDSSLLRQSGLKERFPTLKGHWEGALFTKSDGRAEPSMATQAMAASLRTRGGQIIEDCAVRCIETAGGSVHSVVTEHGEIRCKSVVLATGAWTRLFCGNLGIDFPQLKVIGSVMRTQRLDGPPECAVAGRDFAFRKRFDGGYTIAQKNANIAQIVPDSFRLFFQFLPAFRSEGNEIRLRFGSQFFREMNIPKRWRSDQVTPFETTRILNPKPSETILNAGLSNLRKVFPEFGNAKVEESWGCAIDVTPDAVPVIDTVGKTPGLVIASGFSGHGFGIGPAAAHLVADMVTAQRPIVPAEPFKLARLKQARRQESGST